Proteins encoded within one genomic window of Vulgatibacter sp.:
- a CDS encoding dihydrofolate reductase, with protein sequence MKLTAIVAAAENGVIGKGGQMPWHLPADLKHFKLRTMGRPVVMGRKTWEAIGKPLPGRLNVVLTKQADWSAEGAVVAHSLDEALSLPEVAGAEEVMIIGGAQLFAEALPRCDELELTRVHAEVEGDAFFTFDESAWQLDASEGMTPDDKHPWAFTFETWIRRR encoded by the coding sequence ATCGTCGCCGCCGCCGAGAACGGCGTGATCGGCAAGGGTGGCCAGATGCCCTGGCACCTGCCCGCCGACCTGAAGCACTTCAAGCTCCGCACCATGGGCCGACCGGTGGTGATGGGCAGGAAGACCTGGGAGGCGATCGGCAAGCCGCTACCGGGGCGCCTGAACGTCGTGTTGACCAAGCAGGCGGACTGGTCCGCCGAGGGCGCCGTCGTCGCCCATTCGCTCGACGAGGCGCTCTCGCTACCAGAGGTGGCCGGCGCCGAAGAGGTGATGATCATCGGCGGCGCGCAGCTCTTCGCCGAGGCGCTCCCGCGCTGCGACGAACTCGAGCTCACCCGCGTCCACGCCGAGGTGGAGGGCGACGCCTTCTTCACCTTCGACGAGTCCGCGTGGCAGCTCGACGCGAGCGAGGGCATGACCCCGGACGATAAGCACCCCTGGGCCTTCACCTTCGAGACCTGGATCCGCCGCCGCTGA
- a CDS encoding TetR/AcrR family transcriptional regulator — protein MARGVGKVKNAYEEMMKEGRRLLRVGGPAAVSLRNIARGLGCSAGVFYNYICNVEDVRQHVAREVLGELRASLRVAARPGAGAFRLVAQARAYRSFWRMEPGSFAFTFRHDSPYPVAKQEELVGWFWPDLARLGTEQEGVAWYTRVHGLMHLEISRVLEPAMAEALWQDLCGGLAAAARHQAPEPGAPQAA, from the coding sequence ATGGCACGTGGAGTCGGGAAGGTGAAGAACGCATACGAGGAGATGATGAAGGAGGGCCGCAGGCTGCTGCGGGTGGGCGGTCCGGCGGCGGTGTCGCTTCGCAACATCGCCAGGGGGCTCGGCTGCTCGGCAGGGGTTTTCTACAACTACATCTGCAACGTGGAGGACGTCAGGCAGCACGTGGCACGGGAGGTATTGGGGGAGCTCCGCGCCAGCCTACGGGTCGCCGCCCGGCCGGGCGCCGGCGCCTTCCGGCTCGTGGCACAGGCCCGGGCCTATCGTTCGTTCTGGCGGATGGAGCCGGGCTCGTTCGCGTTCACGTTCCGCCACGACAGCCCCTATCCCGTGGCGAAGCAGGAGGAACTCGTCGGGTGGTTCTGGCCGGACCTGGCCCGGCTGGGAACGGAGCAGGAGGGCGTCGCCTGGTACACGCGGGTGCACGGGCTCATGCACCTCGAGATCAGCCGGGTCCTCGAGCCTGCGATGGCGGAGGCGCTGTGGCAGGACCTCTGCGGGGGCCTCGCGGCGGCAGCGCGACACCAGGCGCCCGAACCGGGAGCGCCGCAAGCGGCGTGA
- a CDS encoding cation:proton antiporter — protein sequence MSILLILVLAGLMSAARSFDVSGLPHSVSAGLAFGYVLLTAFFAGKLFQRVKLPRLTGYIMAGILVGPSVLGLLTPVMVQQLRIVNGVAIALIALTAGNELDLRTFRPLFRSIGWITGVAVVGTALLLAVAVYASRGLLPFAALMNLEESIAIALVLGTVMAAQSPAVVVALRDEMEADGPMSRTVLGVVVIADLVVILLFAITSSVAKSIFGAPGDVVDTMAKLAWEIFGSLGSGILAGMLIATYLRKVPRGGALFVLTVAFVVAEVGERIHFDPLLVALAAGMFIRNASSAGPRLHHVIDLSALPVYVIFFAGAGANLPLDILLVVGLPAALYVGVRAAGLLTGARIGARLSGAPVAVRRWAGFGLLPQSGLALALALLFSSTFPEFGREASALVLGVVALNELTGPILFRLALVRSGEAGAKRETVTQPEDAEAAGGAAPPSFPQAPRGP from the coding sequence ATGAGCATCCTGCTCATCCTCGTCCTCGCGGGACTGATGTCCGCCGCCCGCTCCTTCGACGTGAGCGGCCTGCCCCACTCCGTCTCGGCGGGCCTCGCCTTCGGCTACGTGCTCCTCACCGCCTTCTTCGCCGGCAAGCTCTTCCAGCGGGTGAAGCTGCCGCGGCTGACCGGCTACATCATGGCGGGCATCCTGGTGGGTCCGAGCGTGCTCGGCCTGCTCACGCCGGTCATGGTGCAGCAGCTCCGCATCGTGAACGGCGTGGCCATCGCCCTCATCGCGCTGACCGCCGGCAACGAGCTCGACCTGCGCACCTTCCGTCCGCTCTTCCGATCGATCGGCTGGATCACCGGTGTGGCGGTGGTCGGAACGGCGCTGCTGCTCGCGGTCGCGGTCTACGCGAGCCGCGGGCTGCTGCCGTTCGCGGCGCTGATGAACCTCGAGGAGAGCATCGCCATCGCTCTCGTCCTCGGGACGGTGATGGCGGCGCAATCGCCGGCGGTGGTGGTGGCGCTGCGGGACGAGATGGAGGCCGACGGCCCGATGAGCCGCACCGTCCTCGGCGTGGTGGTGATCGCCGACCTGGTCGTCATCCTGCTCTTCGCGATCACCTCGTCGGTGGCGAAGTCGATCTTCGGCGCGCCGGGTGACGTGGTCGACACGATGGCCAAGCTCGCCTGGGAGATTTTCGGCTCCCTGGGGAGCGGCATCCTCGCGGGCATGCTGATCGCCACCTACCTGCGCAAGGTCCCGCGGGGCGGCGCGCTCTTCGTGCTCACCGTCGCCTTCGTGGTCGCCGAGGTCGGCGAGCGGATCCATTTCGACCCGCTCCTCGTGGCGCTGGCCGCGGGCATGTTCATCCGCAACGCCTCGTCCGCAGGGCCGCGGCTGCACCACGTCATCGATCTCTCGGCGCTGCCCGTCTATGTGATTTTCTTTGCAGGGGCTGGCGCCAACCTGCCCCTGGACATCCTGCTGGTGGTCGGCCTGCCCGCGGCGCTCTACGTCGGCGTGCGTGCGGCGGGCCTGCTCACCGGCGCCCGCATCGGCGCCCGCCTGAGCGGCGCGCCGGTGGCGGTGCGACGGTGGGCGGGCTTCGGCCTGCTGCCGCAGTCCGGTCTCGCCCTCGCCCTCGCCCTGCTCTTCTCCAGCACCTTCCCCGAGTTCGGCCGCGAGGCCTCCGCCCTGGTTCTCGGGGTAGTGGCCTTGAACGAGCTCACCGGCCCGATCCTCTTCCGCCTCGCCCTGGTGCGCAGCGGCGAGGCGGGCGCGAAGCGGGAGACGGTCACGCAGCCCGAGGATGCGGAGGCTGCTGGCGGCGCTGCGCCGCCATCGTTTCCGCAAGCGCCGCGTGGTCCCTGA
- a CDS encoding MATE family efflux transporter: MYQPSSPWLSELRQLLRLAAPLAAAHAGNQLMGLVDTAIVGRLGAVELGAVGLANSLFFPLTVLGMGAMMGLDPLVSQALGAGDAVRARKLLWQGVWMAVLVGLVLSVPIGLAPSLLVPFGIEPAVAAKASSYLYVRLIGLVPALLFVGVRSYLQSIGSTRPMLIAVVAANIFNVAATLFLVYGGGSLPAWAGPLRHFPALGVEGAALATTLCTLLQVGIVAAAVRAAAVPGFERGDRRFDPIEFRRGLKVGAPIGLQLGAEVGVFALVGLLVGKLGTHELAAHQISLTLASFTFTVAMGVGAAASVRVGRAIGAGDTPAARLAGIVGLAGGGGMMTLGALLFVLIPAPLAALLTDEPEVIGMAVPLLLVAAVFQISDGLQAVGAGVLRGAGDTRFPFVANVVGHYAVGLPVGIALGMWFGFGVGGLWWGLCTGLTAVASTLTVRFLRLSSRPIRPLAASAAVAAEPAAGA; this comes from the coding sequence ATGTACCAGCCGTCCTCCCCCTGGCTCTCCGAGCTCCGCCAGCTTCTCCGCCTCGCCGCCCCCCTCGCTGCTGCCCACGCCGGCAATCAGCTGATGGGGCTCGTCGACACCGCCATCGTCGGCAGGCTCGGCGCCGTGGAGCTCGGCGCCGTGGGCCTCGCCAACAGCCTCTTCTTCCCGCTCACCGTTCTCGGCATGGGGGCGATGATGGGGCTCGATCCCCTCGTCTCCCAGGCCCTCGGCGCCGGGGATGCGGTCCGGGCGCGGAAGCTCCTCTGGCAGGGCGTGTGGATGGCCGTGCTGGTGGGGCTCGTCCTCTCCGTGCCCATCGGCCTCGCCCCCTCCCTGCTCGTCCCCTTCGGGATCGAGCCTGCGGTCGCTGCCAAGGCGAGCAGCTACCTCTACGTGCGGCTCATCGGCCTGGTGCCGGCGCTCCTCTTCGTGGGCGTGCGCTCCTACCTGCAATCGATCGGCAGCACCCGTCCGATGCTGATCGCGGTGGTGGCTGCCAACATCTTCAACGTCGCCGCCACCCTGTTCCTCGTCTACGGCGGCGGGAGCCTGCCGGCATGGGCGGGCCCCTTGCGCCACTTCCCCGCCCTCGGGGTCGAGGGGGCGGCGCTGGCCACGACCCTCTGCACCCTCCTCCAGGTCGGGATCGTCGCCGCCGCGGTGCGGGCCGCCGCGGTCCCCGGTTTCGAGCGCGGCGACAGGCGTTTCGATCCGATCGAGTTCCGGCGGGGGCTCAAGGTCGGCGCCCCCATCGGCCTGCAATTGGGCGCCGAGGTCGGCGTCTTCGCGCTGGTGGGGCTGCTGGTCGGCAAGCTCGGCACCCACGAGCTCGCCGCACACCAGATCTCCCTCACCCTCGCCAGCTTCACCTTCACCGTGGCCATGGGCGTCGGCGCCGCAGCGTCGGTCCGGGTCGGCAGGGCGATCGGCGCCGGCGACACGCCGGCGGCACGGCTCGCCGGCATCGTCGGCCTCGCCGGCGGCGGCGGGATGATGACCCTGGGGGCGCTGCTCTTCGTGCTGATCCCGGCGCCCCTGGCGGCGCTCCTCACCGACGAGCCCGAGGTGATCGGGATGGCGGTGCCGCTCCTCCTGGTGGCGGCGGTCTTCCAGATCTCGGACGGTCTGCAGGCGGTTGGCGCCGGCGTGCTGCGGGGCGCAGGCGACACGCGCTTCCCCTTCGTCGCCAACGTGGTCGGCCACTATGCCGTCGGCCTTCCGGTGGGAATCGCCCTCGGGATGTGGTTCGGCTTCGGCGTGGGCGGCCTCTGGTGGGGCCTTTGCACCGGCCTCACCGCCGTGGCCTCTACCCTCACCGTCCGCTTCCTCCGGCTCTCCTCCCGGCCGATCCGGCCCCTGGCAGCTTCTGCAGCGGTGGCGGCGGAGCCGGCAGCTGGCGCCTGA
- the acnA gene encoding aconitate hydratase AcnA codes for MAADSFGTRGDLDVGGKRYQMHRIGKLQGVERLPFSMRVLLENLLRHEDGRVVTRDQIEAVLHWDPKARPEKEIAFHPARVLLQDFTGVPAVVDLAAMREAITRMGGDPQRINPLNKADLVIDHSVVTDRFASSHAFPFNAAMEYERNRERYAFLRWGQQAFRNFSVVPPETGICHQVNLEYLASVVFEQDGMAFPDTLVGTDSHTTMINGLGVVGWGVGGIEAEAAMLGQPLSMLVPHVVGFKLTGSLPAGATATDLVLTVTQMLRKKGVVGKFVEFYGPGISSLALPDRATIANMAPEYGATIGFFPVDEETLAYLRFSNRSKELVDRVEAYCRENKLFHTKDAPEPEFTDTLELDLANVEPSLAGPKRPQDRINLRDAKGAFRQSLGEMVQGEDALERAVPVQQGPIQYELKNGSVVIASITSCTNTSNPAVMLGAGLLAKKAVERGLQTRPWVKTSLAPGSKTVTDYLAEAGLTPYLEALGFHLTGYGCSTCIGNSGPLPPQIADAVQKGDLAVAAVLSGNRNFEGRINAHVRMNYLASPPLVVAYALAGTMDIDPNNEPLGCDANGEAVYLADIWPTQEEVRAAIRTAVKPEHFATQYGAVFEGDERWRALENPTGSTFAWEPDSTYVRSPPFFENIAKEPADLQDVRDARVLALLGDSITTDHISPAGSISMKSPAARYLTEQGVQPRDFNSYGARRGNHEVMMRGTFANIRLRNQLVPGTEGGVTMHMPSNEEMSIYDASMRYQQEGVPLVVLAGAEYGTGSSRDWAAKGTLLLGVKAVIAKSFERIHRSNLIGMGVLPLQFDGGEDAQRIGLTGRETFSIAGIAEGLSPGKRLEVVAKGEGGEKRFGVTARLDTPNEVDYYRHGGILNFVLRQLAAS; via the coding sequence ATGGCAGCGGACAGCTTCGGCACCAGGGGTGATCTCGACGTCGGGGGCAAGCGCTACCAGATGCACCGGATAGGCAAGCTGCAGGGGGTCGAGCGGCTCCCCTTCTCGATGCGCGTGCTGCTCGAGAACCTGCTCCGCCACGAGGACGGCAGGGTGGTGACCCGGGACCAGATCGAGGCGGTCCTCCACTGGGATCCGAAGGCCCGGCCCGAGAAGGAGATCGCCTTCCACCCGGCCCGCGTCCTGCTCCAGGACTTCACCGGCGTTCCCGCGGTGGTGGATCTCGCGGCGATGCGCGAGGCGATCACGCGGATGGGCGGCGACCCCCAGCGGATCAACCCGCTCAACAAGGCGGACCTCGTCATCGATCATTCGGTGGTCACCGACCGCTTCGCCTCGAGCCACGCCTTCCCCTTCAACGCGGCGATGGAATACGAGCGGAACCGGGAGCGCTACGCCTTCCTCCGCTGGGGCCAGCAGGCCTTCCGGAACTTCAGCGTGGTGCCGCCCGAGACCGGCATCTGCCACCAGGTGAACCTCGAATACCTGGCGAGCGTCGTCTTCGAGCAGGACGGGATGGCCTTCCCCGACACGCTGGTTGGCACCGACTCGCACACCACGATGATCAACGGCCTCGGCGTGGTGGGCTGGGGCGTGGGCGGAATCGAGGCGGAGGCGGCGATGCTCGGGCAGCCGCTCTCGATGCTCGTGCCCCACGTCGTCGGCTTCAAGCTCACCGGCAGCCTCCCCGCCGGCGCCACCGCTACCGACCTCGTCCTCACCGTGACCCAGATGCTCCGCAAGAAGGGCGTGGTGGGGAAGTTCGTCGAGTTCTACGGCCCCGGCATCTCCTCGCTGGCGCTTCCCGACCGCGCCACCATCGCCAACATGGCGCCGGAATACGGCGCCACCATCGGCTTCTTCCCGGTGGACGAGGAGACGCTGGCCTACCTGCGCTTCTCCAACCGCTCCAAGGAGTTGGTCGACCGCGTCGAGGCCTACTGCAGGGAGAACAAACTCTTCCATACGAAGGACGCGCCGGAGCCCGAGTTCACCGACACGCTGGAGCTCGATCTCGCCAACGTGGAGCCCTCCCTCGCCGGCCCGAAGCGGCCGCAGGATCGGATCAACCTCCGCGACGCGAAGGGCGCGTTCCGGCAGTCCCTCGGCGAGATGGTGCAGGGCGAGGATGCTCTCGAGCGCGCGGTCCCCGTGCAGCAGGGGCCGATCCAGTACGAGCTCAAGAACGGCTCGGTGGTGATCGCCTCGATCACCTCCTGCACCAACACCTCCAACCCGGCGGTGATGCTGGGCGCCGGCCTCCTCGCGAAGAAGGCGGTGGAGCGCGGGCTCCAGACCAGGCCCTGGGTGAAGACCTCGCTGGCGCCCGGCTCGAAGACGGTGACCGACTACCTCGCGGAAGCGGGGCTCACGCCCTACCTCGAGGCGCTCGGTTTCCACCTCACCGGCTACGGCTGCAGCACCTGCATCGGCAACTCGGGGCCGCTGCCGCCGCAGATCGCCGACGCGGTGCAGAAGGGCGATCTCGCCGTCGCCGCGGTGCTCTCCGGCAACCGCAACTTCGAGGGCCGGATCAACGCCCACGTGCGGATGAACTACCTGGCCTCGCCGCCGCTGGTGGTCGCCTACGCGCTGGCCGGCACCATGGACATCGACCCGAACAACGAGCCCCTCGGCTGCGACGCGAACGGCGAGGCGGTCTACCTCGCGGACATCTGGCCCACCCAGGAGGAGGTCCGCGCGGCGATCCGTACTGCGGTGAAGCCCGAGCATTTCGCCACCCAATACGGCGCGGTCTTCGAGGGAGACGAGCGCTGGCGCGCGCTGGAGAACCCCACCGGCAGCACCTTCGCCTGGGAGCCCGACTCGACCTACGTGCGGAGCCCGCCCTTCTTCGAGAACATCGCGAAGGAGCCGGCGGACCTGCAGGACGTCCGCGACGCGCGGGTACTGGCGCTACTCGGTGATTCGATCACCACCGACCACATCTCGCCGGCAGGCTCGATCTCGATGAAGAGTCCCGCGGCGCGCTACCTCACCGAGCAGGGCGTGCAGCCGCGGGACTTCAACTCGTACGGCGCCCGGCGCGGCAACCACGAAGTGATGATGCGCGGCACCTTCGCCAACATCCGCCTCCGCAACCAGTTGGTGCCGGGGACGGAGGGCGGCGTCACCATGCACATGCCCTCGAACGAGGAGATGTCGATCTACGACGCCTCGATGCGCTACCAGCAGGAGGGTGTGCCGCTGGTCGTCCTCGCCGGCGCGGAGTACGGCACCGGCTCCTCCCGCGACTGGGCGGCGAAGGGCACGCTGCTCCTCGGCGTGAAGGCGGTGATCGCGAAGAGCTTCGAGCGCATCCACCGCTCGAACCTCATCGGCATGGGCGTGCTGCCGCTCCAGTTCGACGGCGGCGAGGACGCGCAGCGCATCGGCCTCACCGGCAGGGAGACCTTCTCCATCGCCGGCATCGCCGAGGGGCTCTCACCGGGCAAGCGGCTGGAGGTGGTGGCGAAGGGCGAGGGCGGCGAGAAGCGCTTCGGCGTCACCGCGCGCCTCGATACGCCGAACGAAGTCGATTACTACCGCCACGGCGGCATCCTCAACTTCGTGCTCCGCCAGCTCGCCGCCTCCTGA